A region from the Melioribacter roseus P3M-2 genome encodes:
- the rpsA gene encoding 30S ribosomal protein S1, which translates to MSDKQEKVQNQLDNVKFINPEEYTEEELQTLTKLYSESFRDIKEDEIIQGTIVGIHGDNVVIDVGYKTDGTIPKSEFSATEEIKIGNKVDIVIESFEDEDGNLVLSKKRADFLKVWSRVLKAYENDEVIQGKILKRIKGGMVVDLMGIEAFLPGSQIDIRPVRDFDAFVGQTMDFKIVKVNIPTENIVVSHKVLIEETISDQRKEILDKLEKGQILEGIVKAITDFGVFVDLGGVDGLIHITDLSWGRINHPSEVVKLDEKIKVVVTDFDKEKKRISLSLKQLMPHPWENIDEKYKVGDKVSGRVVSLTDYGAFIEIEKGIEGLIHISEMSWTQHISHPSQFVSMGQIVEAVILSLDKDEKKISLGMKQLTPDPWQDIVKKYPVGSRHTGIARNLTNFGVFVELEPGVDGLIHISDLSWTKKIRHPGEVVKKGESIEVVVLSVDTEQRKISLGHKQINPNPWDNFESVYAAGTKTEGKVVRIIEKGLIAELPLGVDGFIPATQLSPSKIKNLSYCFPVGTTLELKVVEFDKENKKIVLSALAVLKEKSDEEIAEYITAHKLDKVTVDDIKQADAGKFDSSDFNLYEDRMPPQMPQASQQESDKAEEKSE; encoded by the coding sequence ATGTCCGATAAACAAGAAAAAGTGCAAAATCAATTAGACAACGTCAAATTTATCAATCCGGAAGAGTATACGGAAGAAGAACTTCAGACACTTACCAAGCTTTATTCCGAGTCTTTCAGAGATATTAAAGAAGACGAAATTATTCAGGGTACAATTGTCGGTATCCACGGCGACAACGTCGTTATCGACGTGGGTTATAAAACCGACGGTACCATTCCGAAATCGGAATTCTCAGCTACCGAAGAAATCAAAATCGGCAATAAAGTCGATATTGTTATTGAAAGCTTTGAAGACGAAGACGGCAATCTCGTATTGAGCAAGAAAAGAGCCGATTTCCTCAAAGTATGGTCGCGCGTTCTTAAAGCTTACGAAAACGACGAAGTCATTCAGGGTAAAATCCTCAAACGCATCAAAGGCGGTATGGTCGTCGATTTAATGGGCATCGAGGCATTTTTGCCCGGTTCTCAAATCGATATCAGACCTGTCAGGGATTTCGATGCCTTTGTAGGTCAAACGATGGATTTCAAAATTGTTAAGGTAAATATCCCGACTGAAAATATCGTAGTATCCCACAAAGTGCTTATCGAGGAAACCATTTCCGATCAACGTAAAGAAATTCTCGACAAACTCGAAAAAGGACAGATACTCGAAGGTATAGTAAAAGCAATTACCGATTTCGGCGTATTCGTAGACCTCGGCGGCGTCGACGGTCTTATTCATATTACAGACCTGAGCTGGGGCAGAATTAATCATCCGAGCGAAGTTGTAAAACTCGACGAAAAAATCAAAGTTGTCGTTACCGACTTCGATAAAGAAAAGAAACGTATTTCGCTCAGTTTGAAACAACTTATGCCGCATCCGTGGGAAAATATCGACGAGAAATACAAAGTGGGCGACAAAGTCTCCGGACGAGTGGTTTCCCTCACCGATTACGGCGCATTCATCGAAATCGAAAAAGGCATCGAAGGCTTGATCCATATTTCCGAAATGAGCTGGACTCAGCATATCAGTCATCCGTCTCAGTTCGTTTCGATGGGACAAATTGTCGAAGCCGTTATTCTGAGCCTCGATAAAGACGAGAAGAAAATTTCTCTCGGTATGAAACAATTGACTCCCGATCCGTGGCAGGATATCGTTAAGAAATATCCCGTCGGTTCGCGCCACACCGGCATTGCAAGGAACCTCACTAATTTCGGCGTTTTCGTCGAACTCGAACCCGGCGTAGACGGTCTGATTCATATTTCCGATTTGTCGTGGACGAAGAAAATTCGTCACCCCGGAGAAGTTGTTAAAAAAGGCGAAAGCATCGAAGTTGTTGTGCTGAGCGTCGATACCGAACAGCGTAAAATATCTCTCGGACATAAGCAAATCAATCCGAATCCGTGGGATAATTTCGAATCGGTTTATGCCGCTGGCACAAAGACGGAAGGCAAAGTGGTTCGTATTATCGAAAAAGGTCTGATTGCCGAGTTGCCTCTCGGAGTCGACGGTTTTATTCCCGCAACTCAATTGTCGCCTTCGAAAATAAAAAATCTGTCTTACTGTTTCCCTGTGGGAACGACTCTCGAACTAAAAGTCGTTGAGTTCGACAAGGAAAACAAGAAAATAGTATTGAGCGCTCTCGCGGTATTGAAAGAAAAATCCGACGAGGAGATCGCTGAATATATTACTGCGCATAAACTGGATAAAGTTACGGTAGACGATATCAAGCAGGCTGACGCCGGTAAGTTCGATTCTTCGGATTTCAATTTATATGAAGATAGAATGCCGCCGCAGATGCCCCAAGCGTCTCAGCAGGAATCCGATAAAGCTGAAGAAAAATCTGAATAA
- the mtaB gene encoding tRNA (N(6)-L-threonylcarbamoyladenosine(37)-C(2))-methylthiotransferase MtaB yields MSKVAFYTLGCKLNFAETSTIGDKFLDRGYEIVGFNESADVYVVNTCSVTEGAEKECRQIVRRALRVNPDAFVIVTGCYAQLRPEEIAKIDGVGAVLGSKEKFNLFDYLKNFKKDIKPEIYVSPTEELDSFHSSYSTEADSRTRAFFKVQDGCDYKCSFCTIPLARGRSRSANPEEVISEFKSLVENGYKEIILTGVNVGDYGKNLDYNLYKLLNDLLKTEGDYRIRISSIEPNLLTDEIIDLVAAEDRLCKHFHIPLQSGSSKILRLMQRRYKTEDYFRLIHKIVNRIPDAGIGVDVIVGFPGETDEDFLDTYNFLKDLPVSYLHVFTYSERPNTKAEKMPEHVTHEIRKKRNNMLRILSEKKRNEFYRKMMGKELTVLFESENNNGFIKGFSSNYVRVKIPFDENLINQFVEVKIKEIDGNIVTGEYSLIVNSFKTKAG; encoded by the coding sequence ATGTCGAAAGTGGCTTTTTATACGTTGGGTTGTAAATTGAACTTTGCCGAAACATCAACAATCGGCGATAAATTTCTAGACCGCGGATACGAAATTGTCGGCTTTAACGAATCTGCCGACGTCTATGTCGTAAATACGTGTTCCGTTACCGAAGGAGCGGAAAAGGAATGCAGACAAATAGTACGGCGCGCATTGAGAGTTAATCCAGACGCATTCGTAATAGTTACGGGATGCTACGCTCAATTGCGCCCTGAAGAGATTGCCAAAATTGACGGCGTAGGCGCCGTGCTTGGGAGCAAAGAAAAATTTAACCTTTTCGATTACCTGAAGAATTTCAAAAAAGATATTAAACCGGAAATTTATGTTTCTCCCACGGAAGAGCTCGATTCTTTTCACTCGTCGTATTCGACAGAAGCCGATTCGAGAACTCGGGCGTTCTTTAAGGTTCAGGACGGCTGCGATTATAAATGTTCGTTTTGCACTATACCGCTGGCCAGAGGCAGGAGTCGCAGCGCAAATCCGGAAGAAGTGATTTCCGAATTCAAAAGTCTGGTCGAAAACGGATATAAAGAAATTATTCTAACCGGCGTTAATGTGGGCGATTACGGAAAGAATCTCGATTATAATCTTTACAAACTTTTAAATGATTTGCTGAAAACCGAAGGCGATTATAGAATAAGAATAAGTTCAATCGAACCGAACCTTTTGACGGATGAAATAATCGATTTGGTCGCTGCGGAAGATCGGCTTTGCAAACATTTTCACATTCCTCTGCAAAGCGGTAGCTCTAAAATTCTCCGGCTTATGCAAAGGAGATATAAAACGGAAGATTATTTCAGACTGATACATAAAATAGTAAATCGTATACCTGACGCGGGAATAGGCGTGGATGTAATCGTAGGCTTTCCCGGCGAAACCGACGAAGATTTTCTGGACACATATAATTTTCTTAAGGATTTGCCGGTTTCATATCTCCATGTATTCACATATTCGGAGAGACCCAACACCAAAGCCGAAAAAATGCCTGAACACGTTACGCATGAGATAAGAAAGAAACGCAACAACATGCTCAGAATATTAAGCGAGAAAAAGAGAAATGAGTTTTATCGGAAGATGATGGGGAAAGAACTAACGGTTTTATTTGAAAGCGAAAATAATAATGGCTTTATTAAAGGATTTTCCTCAAATTACGTACGTGTTAAAATTCCTTTTGACGAAAATTTAATCAATCAATTTGTAGAAGTAAAAATTAAGGAGATTGATGGGAACATTGTTACGGGTGAGTATTCTTTAATAGTTAATTCATTCAAAACAAAGGCAGGTTAA
- a CDS encoding RagB/SusD family nutrient uptake outer membrane protein gives MKRKYISLLLFFAITTLFISCEDYVSNVDPLVDAVEDEVLTRESEVPFLIIGIQDEFALATDDLFIAADGLSDQLFFTRNVPNATYPTYEQIDIGDILLDNNSIDNAFNPLQRFRKYADTLIARLDKISFEDTDLQKEGYYNAYLYGGIARYYLATYFGLTETQGGGVINVGPFIPSNQMYDLAVERFKTALTYAPGDYETRLVNSLIARCYLFKGDYANAATYAQQGLINGDSPLEAKYSTLSDNNYRVQAGELRSQFVVDFRFPEYINQDPSEANRLPLKTRKGGDGVTYYYQYKYKLDVTGLVSSIPVMTWQENNLMKAELILRGAMAGDAVALVNEVRESHSVSTITDISLDSSSPSIVEERDKELFCQGMRLPDQRRFNIFHMPGKWQYLPITENERVRNPNLPE, from the coding sequence ATGAAAAGAAAATATATATCATTATTGCTTTTCTTCGCTATCACGACTCTGTTTATATCGTGCGAAGATTACGTATCGAACGTAGACCCCCTTGTCGATGCGGTTGAAGACGAGGTGTTAACTCGGGAATCCGAAGTTCCGTTTCTGATTATCGGTATTCAGGATGAATTCGCTCTTGCAACCGACGATTTGTTCATTGCCGCAGACGGACTTTCGGATCAGCTTTTCTTTACCAGAAACGTTCCGAATGCCACTTATCCTACTTACGAACAAATTGACATAGGCGATATACTTCTGGACAACAACTCCATAGACAACGCATTTAATCCATTGCAGAGATTCCGTAAGTATGCCGATACGCTTATTGCGCGTTTGGATAAAATATCGTTCGAAGATACCGACTTGCAAAAAGAAGGTTATTATAATGCCTATCTATACGGAGGAATAGCAAGGTATTATCTTGCTACTTACTTCGGTCTGACCGAAACGCAAGGAGGCGGAGTTATAAACGTAGGACCGTTTATTCCTTCGAATCAGATGTACGATTTAGCCGTAGAGCGTTTTAAGACAGCTTTGACCTACGCTCCTGGAGACTACGAAACACGCCTTGTCAACTCTTTGATTGCCCGATGTTACCTGTTCAAAGGCGATTATGCGAATGCAGCCACTTATGCGCAACAAGGACTTATTAACGGCGACTCACCTCTCGAAGCAAAATACAGCACTCTAAGCGATAATAATTACAGAGTGCAAGCCGGGGAATTACGTTCTCAATTTGTAGTAGATTTTCGTTTTCCCGAATATATAAACCAGGATCCGTCCGAAGCTAACCGTCTTCCTCTTAAAACACGCAAAGGCGGAGACGGCGTAACATACTACTATCAATACAAATACAAACTGGACGTAACCGGTTTGGTATCGAGCATTCCCGTAATGACATGGCAGGAAAACAACTTAATGAAAGCCGAATTAATCCTCAGAGGCGCAATGGCCGGCGATGCGGTCGCTCTTGTTAACGAAGTAAGGGAATCGCATTCTGTTTCGACAATCACCGATATAAGTCTCGACTCTTCATCGCCCTCAATTGTAGAAGAAAGGGACAAAGAACTTTTCTGCCAGGGAATGAGACTACCCGACCAAAGAAGATTTAATATATTCCATATGCCCGGCAAATGGCAGTATCTGCCGATTACAGAAAATGAAAGGGTAAGAAATCCCAATCTTCCAGAATAA
- a CDS encoding outer membrane beta-barrel protein: MDKYDFFPKFFSLFKIRAAYGESGQLPGTDDAIPLLWQAYNGGAGIGGVLSSIGNAGIEPERIKEFEVGFDSEFLNMFALEFTYYNGSAKNSIIYKTNPPSSGLTASTVPFNIGAMKNHGFETLLQINPIKGRDYNLDVNIIWNYQTNEVTDMDGQEIPDGFDVNYIKEGMKKHEFYTYKTVGARFDESGKYLGPQVSDGRVDLGNPIPDHTGSISFNFRFLKNFNLYALAEWGLNNKVYNLTRQFAIQFRNDTEYEILRAKLGLSSSHDEVSPLEVGSPEYKAAAEQYAKLNTAYDGNFIEDADYFTIREVSLSYDFTELFGQYLQTSSYLQRVVVGFSVRNLLKLTKYSGADYELNFDGGRSLSRGSDFLTLQNPRTYTFWVQLGL; this comes from the coding sequence ATGGATAAATACGATTTCTTCCCGAAATTCTTCAGCTTATTTAAGATAAGAGCCGCTTACGGCGAAAGCGGTCAGCTTCCCGGAACAGACGATGCCATACCGTTACTCTGGCAGGCATATAACGGCGGAGCCGGCATTGGCGGCGTTTTGAGTTCGATAGGTAACGCAGGAATTGAGCCGGAAAGAATTAAGGAATTCGAAGTTGGTTTCGATTCGGAATTCTTAAATATGTTCGCTCTCGAGTTCACATATTATAACGGCAGCGCAAAGAATTCAATAATTTACAAAACTAATCCGCCTTCATCCGGCCTTACAGCCAGCACGGTGCCTTTTAATATCGGCGCAATGAAGAATCACGGATTCGAAACATTACTGCAAATCAACCCGATTAAAGGCAGGGATTATAACCTGGACGTCAATATAATCTGGAATTATCAAACGAACGAAGTAACGGATATGGACGGACAGGAAATCCCCGACGGTTTTGACGTGAATTACATTAAAGAAGGGATGAAAAAACACGAGTTCTATACATACAAAACAGTCGGCGCCCGTTTTGACGAAAGCGGTAAATATTTAGGTCCTCAGGTTTCCGACGGTCGAGTAGACCTCGGCAACCCGATTCCCGATCACACCGGCTCTATCAGCTTTAATTTCCGCTTTCTGAAGAATTTCAATTTGTACGCTTTAGCCGAATGGGGACTTAATAACAAGGTATATAATCTTACGAGACAATTCGCAATTCAATTCCGGAACGATACGGAGTATGAAATACTGAGAGCTAAGTTGGGACTTTCCTCGTCTCATGACGAAGTATCTCCTCTGGAAGTTGGTTCTCCCGAATACAAAGCAGCTGCCGAACAATATGCTAAACTCAACACAGCCTACGACGGCAATTTTATTGAAGACGCCGATTATTTCACGATCAGAGAAGTAAGTTTGAGTTACGACTTTACCGAGCTGTTCGGTCAGTACCTCCAAACCTCTTCATATCTGCAGAGAGTTGTGGTAGGATTTTCCGTACGCAATCTTCTCAAACTGACTAAATACAGCGGCGCCGACTACGAACTTAACTTCGACGGCGGCAGAAGTCTTAGCCGAGGCAGCGACTTCCTGACATTGCAAAATCCAAGAACTTATACATTCTGGGTACAACTCGGATTATAA
- a CDS encoding TonB-dependent receptor plug domain-containing protein yields the protein MKKKIPLLLLLIFMLPFGLMAQNTFRIMGTVTDTYGEPLIGANVYIPAFNTGAATDMAGKYVIELSKDVAQGQQVVLNVTYVGYKSQSVTLTLTGNSIQQDFELEEDVFESETVVVTGIASKTSKSVAEVAVSRVPAAQLAEIQSYQGLSQLVSGKISGVQVAPSSGNVGGGFRFFVRGGGGLNGDEQPVIYIDGIRVEDAEIEGYGVGGQGSSILANLNVQDIENIEVLKGPAAAAMYGTDGSNGVVLITTKSGKLGAGLRPYSVSYKYDYGYNTQAYKFKKDRFESADGANGIYQDGLIRNHYVNFSGGTGILRYYASYENRLENGILPNSSMDRSSVRLNLSAYPTENLTFQFTSAFIFNNIQRPNNDNNIYGWLGNTLLRLWYFTDSASVAGIKDLNKNNQYLGSFKITWKPIEELELNAGVGIDDNDWRQDQIFPVTGRYSTINKGQKSIYNRHNRQYTYDLNARYNYDITKDLRGSSVIGTQILDRKLTTSFMSAENFGSQFIMNIGSGLTINEYDEGFSHTRQAGIYLDNNFSYKDQYFLTLAIRRDYASTIEKTLLL from the coding sequence ATGAAAAAGAAAATACCACTTCTATTATTATTAATCTTTATGCTTCCCTTTGGCCTGATGGCTCAAAACACATTTAGAATAATGGGAACGGTAACCGATACATACGGGGAACCGTTAATCGGCGCAAACGTCTACATCCCTGCTTTTAATACCGGCGCGGCTACGGATATGGCAGGGAAATATGTTATCGAACTTTCGAAAGATGTCGCGCAGGGACAACAAGTGGTGCTCAATGTTACGTATGTCGGATATAAATCCCAAAGCGTAACATTAACGCTTACGGGCAATTCAATTCAGCAGGATTTTGAATTGGAAGAAGACGTATTCGAAAGCGAGACTGTAGTTGTAACGGGCATCGCGTCCAAAACTTCCAAATCCGTGGCGGAAGTAGCAGTTTCGAGAGTTCCCGCCGCGCAATTAGCAGAGATACAAAGTTATCAGGGTTTATCGCAATTGGTGTCGGGTAAAATTTCCGGTGTGCAGGTAGCCCCGTCATCCGGCAACGTCGGAGGTGGTTTCCGTTTCTTCGTAAGAGGCGGCGGCGGACTGAACGGCGATGAACAACCCGTAATTTACATCGACGGTATACGCGTTGAAGACGCTGAGATCGAGGGTTACGGCGTCGGCGGTCAGGGCTCGAGCATTCTCGCAAATCTGAACGTTCAGGATATTGAAAATATTGAAGTGCTTAAAGGACCTGCCGCTGCGGCTATGTACGGCACGGACGGTTCAAACGGCGTTGTTTTGATTACGACTAAATCGGGGAAATTGGGCGCAGGATTGAGACCATATTCTGTGTCTTATAAATACGATTACGGATACAATACTCAGGCATACAAATTCAAAAAGGACCGTTTTGAAAGCGCTGACGGCGCAAACGGCATTTATCAGGACGGTTTAATAAGAAATCATTATGTTAATTTCTCGGGCGGCACGGGAATTCTCCGTTATTACGCTTCGTATGAAAATCGTCTAGAAAACGGTATTCTCCCGAATTCGTCGATGGACAGATCATCGGTCAGATTAAATCTTTCGGCTTATCCGACCGAGAACCTGACATTCCAATTTACTTCGGCGTTCATTTTCAATAATATTCAACGTCCTAATAACGACAACAACATATACGGATGGCTGGGTAATACATTACTTCGACTTTGGTATTTCACGGATAGCGCTTCGGTAGCCGGCATTAAAGACCTGAATAAGAATAACCAGTACTTAGGATCTTTCAAAATCACATGGAAACCGATTGAGGAACTCGAATTAAATGCCGGCGTGGGAATTGACGACAATGACTGGCGTCAAGATCAAATATTCCCCGTTACCGGTAGATATTCGACCATAAACAAAGGACAAAAAAGCATTTACAACAGACACAATCGTCAATATACATATGATTTAAACGCTCGATATAATTATGACATAACGAAGGACCTGAGAGGATCTTCTGTAATAGGAACTCAAATTCTCGACCGTAAACTTACGACAAGCTTTATGTCAGCCGAAAATTTTGGAAGTCAATTTATTATGAACATCGGCTCCGGCCTTACAATCAATGAGTACGACGAGGGATTCAGCCACACTCGTCAGGCAGGTATTTATTTGGACAACAATTTCTCGTATAAAGACCAATACTTCTTAACGCTAGCCATACGAAGGGATTATGCAAGCACAATCGAGAAAACGCTCCTGCTATAA
- the truA gene encoding tRNA pseudouridine(38-40) synthase TruA → MRNYKLTIQYDGTNYFGWQIQKNKITVQQRIIEAIEVILKEKVNLIGSGRTDTGVHALGQVANFRFHDDLDTNKFIYSLNALLPNDIAINNIECVTENFHARYDARERKYIYLFSHVKSPFYLRYSYLFPPVRNIDINLLNELSSVYLGKKDFTSFCRAKSSVNNKFCEVREIRWFRRSDFTIFTVSADRFLHGMVRALAGTILKAALNNESPGLLQKILDDKDRKSAGEALPANGLFLYKVRY, encoded by the coding sequence ATGCGTAATTATAAACTAACAATTCAATACGACGGCACTAATTACTTCGGTTGGCAGATTCAAAAAAATAAAATTACCGTACAACAAAGAATAATAGAAGCAATAGAAGTAATACTCAAAGAGAAAGTCAATCTGATCGGCTCGGGCAGAACCGACACCGGAGTGCATGCGCTAGGCCAGGTGGCAAACTTCAGATTTCACGATGATTTGGATACGAATAAATTTATATATTCCTTAAATGCCCTTTTACCGAACGACATAGCAATTAATAATATTGAATGCGTGACTGAAAATTTTCATGCCAGGTACGACGCCAGGGAAAGGAAGTATATTTATCTATTCAGCCATGTAAAATCCCCTTTTTATTTAAGATACTCTTATTTGTTTCCGCCCGTAAGGAATATTGATATAAATCTTCTTAATGAATTAAGCAGCGTGTATCTCGGGAAAAAAGATTTTACTTCGTTTTGCAGAGCCAAATCGTCGGTTAATAATAAATTTTGTGAAGTAAGAGAAATCAGATGGTTCAGAAGGTCGGATTTTACGATTTTTACGGTATCAGCCGACAGATTTCTGCACGGCATGGTGCGCGCGCTTGCAGGCACAATCTTAAAGGCGGCTCTTAATAATGAAAGCCCCGGATTGCTTCAAAAAATTTTGGATGATAAAGACAGAAAATCCGCCGGCGAGGCGTTGCCCGCAAATGGTTTGTTTTTATATAAAGTGAGGTATTAA
- a CDS encoding SDR family NAD(P)-dependent oxidoreductase produces the protein MIDLKNRVAVITGGSRGIGEACVRYFTQANGRVAFTYKNSAERAKQLETRLQGKAKAYRTDMESETEIFRMVERAAEDFGGIDILVHNAGIWNDGPIDRLTLEKWNEIIRINLTSAFLFSKAVLPFMKKNRYGRIILISSTAGQRGEAFHSHYAATKGGMISFTKSLAVELAKFNITVNSVAPGWVDTEMNNEVFADKKYKQEIINSIPLGRIATAEDVAGPVLFLASDLAGHINGEILNVNGGSVLCG, from the coding sequence ATGATTGACTTGAAAAACAGAGTAGCCGTTATAACCGGCGGTTCCCGAGGTATAGGCGAAGCTTGCGTCAGATATTTTACGCAGGCAAACGGCAGAGTTGCTTTTACGTATAAAAATTCAGCCGAACGCGCCAAACAATTGGAAACTCGGCTGCAGGGGAAAGCAAAAGCATACAGAACGGATATGGAATCGGAAACGGAGATATTCCGTATGGTCGAACGGGCGGCTGAAGATTTCGGCGGTATCGACATTCTTGTTCATAACGCCGGAATATGGAACGACGGCCCTATCGACCGTTTGACTCTCGAAAAATGGAACGAGATTATAAGGATTAATCTTACTTCGGCGTTTTTATTTTCCAAAGCCGTTTTGCCTTTTATGAAAAAAAATAGATACGGCAGGATAATTTTAATTTCTTCCACAGCCGGACAGCGCGGCGAAGCTTTCCATTCGCATTACGCAGCCACTAAAGGCGGTATGATTTCTTTTACCAAATCGCTGGCGGTAGAATTGGCAAAGTTTAACATTACCGTCAATTCCGTGGCTCCCGGCTGGGTAGATACTGAAATGAACAACGAAGTTTTTGCCGACAAAAAATATAAACAGGAAATAATTAATTCTATTCCGTTGGGCAGGATTGCCACTGCGGAAGATGTAGCCGGTCCGGTTTTGTTTCTTGCGTCGGATCTGGCGGGGCATATAAACGGCGAAATACTTAACGTCAACGGCGGAAGCGTGCTCTGCGGTTAA
- a CDS encoding DUF2231 domain-containing protein encodes METIHPIIIHFPIVFYIIYFVLDAAGVLTGKESMTKPALAFLFLAILFSLAAVLTGNMEAQKINEVSIQNSGLQKAINNHELFSSLFVWLCASLFFYRFYTIKKNKNLLYNKLIILFFSIIGFVLILTTAYYGGQLVYEFGVGTKFFGG; translated from the coding sequence ATGGAAACCATTCACCCGATTATTATTCATTTCCCGATCGTGTTTTATATTATTTATTTTGTACTCGATGCCGCCGGCGTCTTAACCGGCAAGGAAAGTATGACTAAACCCGCTCTGGCTTTCCTGTTCCTTGCAATTCTTTTTTCTTTGGCGGCGGTATTGACGGGTAATATGGAAGCTCAGAAAATAAACGAGGTTTCAATTCAAAATTCCGGGCTGCAAAAAGCAATAAATAACCACGAACTTTTCTCTTCTTTGTTTGTCTGGCTTTGCGCTTCTCTGTTTTTTTACAGATTTTATACAATCAAGAAAAACAAAAACTTGCTTTACAATAAATTAATTATTCTTTTTTTTTCTATTATTGGCTTTGTATTAATATTAACTACCGCATATTACGGCGGTCAATTGGTTTATGAATTCGGAGTCGGAACCAAATTTTTCGGTGGATGA
- a CDS encoding enoyl-CoA hydratase/isomerase family protein gives MEFENVILSKEGKIGIVKINRPDKLNALNLRTLDELRKIFKMIEEDSSILSVILTGAGDKAFAAGADITEINKLSKREAEAFSKNGQEIFNYIENFDKPVIAAINGYALGGGCELAMACHIRIASENARFGQPEINLGIIPGYGGTVRLREIAGKSKALEMILTGDMIDAQEAYRIGLVNKVTPHAELLDAAKKTGEKIASKSGVIIKYALESLRIKSTERREEMENESRLFALCTETEDFKEGTSAFLEKRPAQFKNK, from the coding sequence ATGGAATTTGAAAATGTTATACTCAGTAAAGAAGGAAAAATCGGAATCGTAAAAATCAACAGACCGGACAAACTAAACGCTTTGAATCTCAGAACGCTCGACGAGCTTCGTAAAATATTTAAAATGATTGAAGAGGATTCGTCAATCCTTTCGGTGATATTAACCGGAGCGGGCGATAAAGCTTTTGCCGCCGGCGCGGATATAACGGAAATCAATAAGTTGAGCAAACGGGAAGCCGAAGCTTTTTCAAAAAACGGACAGGAAATTTTTAATTATATAGAAAATTTCGATAAGCCGGTTATTGCCGCCATTAACGGATATGCGCTCGGCGGAGGATGCGAACTGGCAATGGCCTGCCATATCAGAATCGCTTCGGAAAATGCACGCTTCGGTCAACCGGAAATCAACCTCGGAATAATTCCCGGATACGGAGGCACGGTTAGATTACGGGAAATTGCAGGCAAATCAAAAGCCCTCGAAATGATTTTAACAGGGGATATGATCGATGCGCAAGAGGCTTACAGAATAGGTCTTGTAAACAAAGTAACTCCGCACGCGGAATTACTTGATGCTGCAAAGAAGACGGGCGAAAAAATCGCTTCGAAAAGCGGCGTGATAATTAAATACGCTCTTGAATCCCTTAGAATCAAATCAACCGAACGCAGGGAGGAAATGGAAAACGAAAGCCGGCTCTTTGCGCTTTGTACGGAAACCGAAGACTTTAAGGAAGGCACTTCCGCTTTTCTCGAGAAAAGACCGGCGCAATTTAAGAACAAATAA